The DNA window tcatttttgtgtgcttGCTTGTCAGTTTGTacgttcctttctttctttatcataCTTTGTACCTGGTACTTttgacggcacacacacacacacacacacacacacacacacacacacacacacacacacacacacacgcacgacagCACAGCACAGAGACCCCCCAAAAAGTGGCCCTGTACGGTAATGTTGCTTGAATCTTCGGCTGATGTCTCCACGGCTTTCATTGGCTAAAATCAGAGCGGCGCGCCAGGGCTGCGAATGCCTTTCCCATATAAAACGTCTCTCTAGTTCCTGGCTGCTCAGTCGACTCTAACTTCGAAATGGCACGTACCAAGCAAACCGCCCGTAAATCCACCGGAGGAAAAGCTCCTCGCAAACAGCTGGCAACCAAGGCCGCTCGCAAAAGCGCCCCTGCCACTGGAGGAGTCAAGAAACCTCATCGTTACAGGCCTGGAACTGTGGCTCTTCGTGAGATCCGTCGTTACCAGAAGAGCACCGAGCTCCTGATCCGCAAGCTGCCCTTCCAGCGTCTGGTGCGCGAAATCGCCCAGGACTTCAAGACAGACCTGCGCTTCCAGAGCTCTGCCGTCATGGCTCTGCAGGAGGCCAGCGAGGCTTACCTGGTCGGTCTCTTTGAGGACACCAACCTGTGCGCCATCCATGCCAAGCGTGTCACCATCATGCCCAAGGACATCCAGCTGGCCCGCCGTATCCGCGGAGAGCGTGCTTAAGTTGCCCCTCCAACGGTTCCGACTCCTCCAAACCCGGCTCTTTTCAGAGCCACCTTCATTTTTCCCAAAAGAGTTGGTCTGCTCTCGTTGCCATCCTAATTGTTACACTCGTAGCAACCATAAACATTTCCTTTCAACACCCTCCCTAAGTACTCGCACTATAGTCACACTCCATTTAACGAACCAAAAACTCCAGCCCTTGTGTTGTCCCTGCGCATATGATCATTTCAAACCCCTATTTGTCATCTGTATTTGACCAAACATCAACAGCTAATGCATTTCAACAATTTGCCTTCTCTCTCTGCCCTATGGACGGCTTTCTTGTCCAAAATGAGCACTCTCACTACAAAATCATGGTCAAGAATGCATTATTTCTATCCCGCAAATCGTTACTTTCTATCTCTAATGCAACACAACACCAATGGGAGGGATCCCTTTCTCTATGAGTGAAGCTCTGTGTGATGAGCACAAATGAATGAGCACGTCATAATCCATTCTGCTTGTGCGCCTATCGACACTGGTTGGCATCAAATTGACCCCGTCTGTGGCTTGAAGCGCTCCAATTTGATATCAATAAGTGATCATTTTATTTGCCTCTCATCATTTTCTTGACAGTTCCCTTTCGCTCAGTTGCAATCATACATCCAACCCCCtgccctccctccttctcttttgtttacgtagCCAACACTTGTATAGATTTACGACGACACTAtcaatgacaaaacaataacaaacaatagTGTTTTAATATGTAAACACGAAGGAGTTAGCAGTGGCAACGAGACACATTCAGCCCCTCTTGGGAAAATGAAGGTGGTCCTAAGAAGGACCGGAGAAGGGTTATTGTGGATGCGAGATCCGCGACTTGATGCGTCTAACCACCGAAGCCGTACAGAGTACGACCCTGGCGTTTGAGGGCGTAGACCACATCCATGGCGGTCACAGTCTTCCTCTTGGCGTGCTCAGTGTACGTGACGGCATCACGGATCACGTTCTCCAGGAATACCTTGAGAACTCCGCGAGTCTCCTCGTAGATGAGACCAGAGATACGCTTGACACCGCCACGGCGAGCCAGACGACGGATAGCGGGCTTGGTGATACCCTGGATGTTATCACGCAAAACTTTCCTGTGACGCTTGGCGCCCCCCTTTCCGAGACCCTTTCCTCCTTTACCACGGCCAGTCATGATGAATGTTTCTACGAGTCGTGCGATTCGAGAATGCTTCTCAGCTCGACGAGGATGATGCTTCTGTCCCACGGACATGCGTCCATTAGGGAGGGGATTTGTTCGTACGCTATTGGCTttgggagggaggaaggaaggggcACCTGTCTACAAGGGAGGTGCAGAATTGAAATCCGCTATAAATTAGTTATAACATCTGTTGGATAAAAGAATATGGTAAGGGAATATATTTTCACACGCTTGTGGTGGGGATG is part of the Littorina saxatilis isolate snail1 linkage group LG6, US_GU_Lsax_2.0, whole genome shotgun sequence genome and encodes:
- the LOC138968079 gene encoding histone H3, producing MARTKQTARKSTGGKAPRKQLATKAARKSAPATGGVKKPHRYRPGTVALREIRRYQKSTELLIRKLPFQRLVREIAQDFKTDLRFQSSAVMALQEASEAYLVGLFEDTNLCAIHAKRVTIMPKDIQLARRIRGERA
- the LOC138968080 gene encoding histone H4 — translated: MTGRGKGGKGLGKGGAKRHRKVLRDNIQGITKPAIRRLARRGGVKRISGLIYEETRGVLKVFLENVIRDAVTYTEHAKRKTVTAMDVVYALKRQGRTLYGFGG